The Methanomassiliicoccus sp. genome segment TGTAGCCCCAATCAGCATAGAACACTGTCACCTGGGTTATGTTCAGGGACGATATCTCAGAGCCAGGCGCTATGACCATGGTGTACTGACAGGGCACGGACTCCCCGGGAAAGACCTCCTGCGGCGAGGTCTCGTCCAGAGTCACAAAGTCCGGCCAAGCGCCTTGTACAGATGGCGTCACGAACGCCACGGTCGTCGTTAATAGTAAAATCGTGAGCACTAAGCTCCCTAGAACCTTATCGATCCGCGTTTCCCATCCCTCGTGCCATCAACGCACTTTTTTTAGATAATACTTACGAGAGTTGGCATCCTGGCCCAGTTAAGCACATGGCCAAGTTCGATGATCTAGCGTTGCGACAGACTCATGCTTCATAACGCTCCAACTCCCCCGGGCTCTTCCCAGATGCGGCGATCTGCGCCCTTGATCGGCCCGGCCGTCCTCACTGTCCGCTCACCGAACAAGTCCAGCTACCGCCGTGTTATCTGCGTTAACGTACACAGCCTACTTCACGCGCGCCTGTACGAGCCGTGATGTATGGTGAGCTGAAAGGTGGCCCCGTTCCCGTCCTCCCCGACCTCCTGTATGAGTATTCCGGTGATCGCCAGGATCTCCTTGGAGAGGAACAGGCCCAGACCGGTCCCCTTGCCGAAGCCTTTGGTGAAGAGCCTCTCCCGGTCCTCCTGAGATATCCCTACTCCATTGTCCTGGAACGTGAGCAGCATGTCGCTACCTTCTCTCCTGGCGTCTAGGACGATGCGTAGAGAGTCCTTACGGCCAGAGTACTTCACGCTGTTGTCCACAAGGTTGCGGAAGACCATGGCCAGCATGGGGTCCGCCAGGACGCTCAAACCTTTCAGGCCGGGGCCTACCTCGATGGTCCCGGTGCCGTCCAGCTTGGGGAGTTCCTGCACGATGTCCTCCATCGATTGCCAATGAGGGACCGTGGAACCCATCCTCTCATAGTCCTTGGTGAAGTCAATCTGCCTGCTCACGTTGTGTATCGACCCCTCGACCTTCTTGAGCCGCTCCAGGACCGCGGGGTCCTCCGTCCTCATCATGGCCAGCTCCAGGTTCGCGCTCTGGATCTGGAGCTGGTTCTTGATATCATGGCGGGTGATGCTTCCCAGGAGGTCCAGCTTCTGCCTCGCCTTCAGGTATCTTATCTCGGCCTGCTTGTACCGGGTGATGTCCTGGTTGACACCGAAATCCCTGACCCTTGCTCCCCTCTGGTCCCTGAAGGAGTAGGCGCAGATGAGGATGTGCCGCACCTCCCCGTCTCGACGTATTATGCGGTGCTCCAGTTCCCGGTAGTCATCGTAATAGGAGGAGGAGAAGGTCTTGGTGCGGAAGTTCTCCTGCACCCGCGGAAGGTCGTCAGGATGCACGAACTCTCGGATGTAGGTCTCCGCCAGCATATGGTAGCCACCCTCCCTTTGGGCATCGGTGGCTAATAGCTTGTAGAAGCGATCGTTGAAGGTGTAGGTCCTGGTCCTCACGTCGTACTCCCAGGATGCGATGTCCGCCATGTCCATGGCCATAGACAGATGGGCCATGGTGGCCCTCAGCTCTTCCTCCACCCTCTTCCGAGCTGTGATGTCACGGAAGAGTACCATGTCCTGGGGCTCGTCCTCCTCCGCTTCCTCCAGGGAGGCTACGGTTATGTGTCCCCAGACGATATGGCCGTCCTTGCGGATGTACCTCTTCTCCACATCATAGGTACTCCTCCTGCCTGCCAGGTACTCCTCCCGGAGGTCCATCCCCACCTCGAGGTCATCGGGATGGGCGAGATCGAAAAGGGACATTTGGCTCAGCTCCGAGCGGGAGTGCCCGAAGAACCTCACCAGCTCATCGTTGAACTCCTTGGGCGCACCATTGCGGTCAGTGATGGCGATCCCCACCGCCGCCTCGTTGAAGACGGCGCGGAACTTGCTCTCGCTTCGACGCAGCGCATCCTCCGACCTCACATGATCGGTCATATCGGTAACGTAGGCCAAGACGCCCTTGCCGTCGGGGAGGTCCACCTGGGTGAAGGCCACGTGAACGGGGAAACGGGTGCCGTTCTTGCGTACTCCGATGAACTCGGTCTCCGGCCTCCGGTACGGCCGATGCCCTGGACGCGTCATCAGGTCCGCGTCCTGGGGCCGGCCGGACTGTGCGATCATGTCCTCAACCGGGCGCTCCCCGATATCATTGGCATCGTCGTAGCCGAACAGGTCCAGGTGCCGGCGGTTGGCATAGGAGACGAGGCCCTCCTGGATCATCATGATGGCGACGGGGGCGTCCTCGATGATGGAGCGAAAACGCTCCTCGCTCCTCCGAAGGTCGAGCTCATTACGGTGACCGATGACCGCCTTCTTCACCTTGTGCTCCAGCTCCATGAACTGGGAGACGGGGTCCCCGCCCTTCTGAACGTAGAAGGTGACTCCGTAGTTCAGCGCCTCGATCACGACCTCCTCGCGGCCCTTGCCGGTGAAGAGGATGAAGGGGATGCTTGTATCCATGGCCCGCACGCTCTTGAGGAGCTCGATGCCGTTCATCTCCGGCATCTGGTAATCAGAGATTATGGCCTCGTACGAGTTCTCCCTCATCAGCCTCCCCACGTCCAGAGCGGAGAGGGCGGTGTCCACATGCAGGTCCCCTGAGCGTTCCAGAAATGACTTCCCCACATCCAGGAGCCCCGCCTCGTCATCGACATAGAGGACCCGGTACATCCAGCGATACAATGGGTTGGTCATTTATCTAGATAGTGAAAAAAAGTGAGCATGCTACATATCGTTCTCTATGTTACCAGACCTTTGATGGCTCCTCTTGGCCGAGCTTGGAGAGGGTTCCGGGAACGTTCACGTACTTGAACTTCCCATCGGGGACGAACATCTCGAACCTCACCCCTCGCCCGGGCTCTCCCGTCTCCCTGATGGTGATGCCAGTGATCGCCAGGATCTCCTTGGAGAGGAACAGGCCCAGACCGGTCCCTTTCCCGAACCCCTTGGTGAACAGCTCTTGCTTCTCCTCATGGGGTATGCCTACCCCGTCGTCCTCATATGATAGGACGATACCCCCGTCCCTCTCCATGCAATCGACGGTGATGGTCATGGGGCCGCCTCCGTACAGTAGGCTGTCCTCCACCAGATTGTGGAAGACACGGATCAGCATGGGGTCCGCCAGGACCTGCAGACCGGCTATCCCCTTGCCAATGAACAGGGCCTTTGCCGGCCGTTGCTCCTGCACGCACCTAACGATCTCCTCTATAGGCTGCCACTGCGGCAGGGCTGTGCCCATGCGCTGATAGACAGAGGTGAAGTCCATCTGTTCCTGGACGATGTTCACCGAACGCTCCAAGCGGCCGATCCTCTTCAGCTGCTCAGGGTCGGTGATGGTGGACCTCATCAGCTCCAATGTCGAGGTCTGTATGAGGATCTGGTTCTTGATGTCATGATGGGTCAGATCGCTCAAGAGATCAAGCTTCTGGCGGGACCTGCGCACCTCCTCCTCGGCATTCCTCATCTCGGTGATGTCCTGGTTGATCCCGAAGATCCTCCTGTGCTTGCCGTCCTCGCTCTGCCAGTTAGCGGACCGCACGAGGATGCGGCGCACCTCGCCATCGCGCCGCAGGATGCGGTGCTCGAACTGAAAGTAACCGATGGGGGGTGTAGAGAGCATGCTGTTACGGGAGTTCACCCTGACGAGATCATAGTCCTCAGGGTAGACGAACCTATGGAAGTACTCTATGGAGGACATTTGATATCCGCCCTCCCTTTGGGCATCGGTGGCGTAGATCCGGTAGAACTGGTCGTTGAAGGTGAAGGTGGAGGTATCAAGGTCCAGCTCCCAGGACGCCAGGGTGGCCATGTCCAGGGCCATGGACAGCTGCCCCATCGTGCTCCTTAGCCTCTCCTCCGCCCGCTTGATCTCGGTTATGTCCTGGGTTACGCCGAAGCCCATGGACCTCTTTCCGTTCTCGTCCTTCACGGAGATGGACCTAACGATGATGTGTCGTTTCTCTCCGTCCCGGCGGATGATGCTGTGCTCTATTTGCAGGAAATCCTGGCCATATTCGGGCTGACTAACGGCGCTCATGACCTCGACAAGACGGGGCACCTCCTCAGGAGGCACGAACGTCTCGACATAATCCTTGGCGGCCATGCGGTAGCCGCCCTCCCTCCCCGCGTCCGTGGAATAGAGCTTGTAGAACCGGTCGTTGAAGAGGAACGTACCGGTCATGGGATCGAACTCCCACGAGGCCAGGCCGGCCATGTCTATGGCCATGGACAGCTGCCCCATGGTCCCCCGGAGCTCCTCGTCGGTCTTCTTGCGCTCTGTGATGTCGGTGATGAAGGTCAGGACCGCGGGCGCATCGGAGATGGTGACCTGCGCCGCCGTGACCTGTATGGGGAACTGGGTCCCATCCCTTCGCCATCCCAGGAACTCGACCTCGAAGGGCAGGGAACCACGATCCATGCCTTGAGGAGGTCTCCATGCCTTCATTCCCCTATCGGGGGAGGTGATGAAATCGCATAGTGAGAGGCCGGTGTACTCCTCCGGCCTGGTGTAGCCGAAGATCTCTCGGTGCAGGGGGTTAGCGTACGTGATGACACCATCCTGCAGGATGGCGATGGCCACAGGGGCGTTCTCGATCAGGGAGCGGAACCTGACCTCGCTCTTCTTGAGGGCCATCTCGGTCTTGTGGCCCACGATGGCGTTCTTCACCTTATGCTCCAGCTCCTTGAACTGGGAGATGGGGTCCCCTCCCTTCTGGACGTAGAATGTGACGCCGTTGTTCAGCGCCTCGATGACGACCTCCTCGCGGCCCTTGCCGGTGAAGAGTATGAACGGAAGGTCCTTGTACGCATCACGAACCCGCTTGAGAAGCTCGATGCCGTTCATCTCGGGCATCTGGTAATCTGATATGATGGCATCGTACCGCTCCTCCTCCATCCGCCCCTCGGCCTCATGGGCCGAGAGGGCCGTGTCCACCTTAAGGTCCCCGGACATCTCCAGGAACACCTGCGCTATCTCAAGGAGGCCACATTCATCATCGACATAGAGGACACGATACATCCGGCACCACAGACTTCGCCATGCAAAAACCTGAGGATATTTATAAGGTTAAGGAAATAGGTATTGCATCTGATACCCTGGGGACCAAAGATGCTGGTTATTAATAAGGAGCGCCCCCCTTGCAGATGGTCACCTGTTCCATATATCTATAATGACAACATCATTCATACCAACAATTGAATCGCCAAGGTCAAATATTGATGAGTGCAATCGATGATGTCGTGGTCGTGCAGCCCGGGATCGTGACCTGCTCTCGATGCGGTAACGTCGTGAGCAGCTCCTACAAATATTGCCCCATGTGCGGAGCGATCCCGCTGGTGCCCAGGTTCGAGCCCACGCCGGTGAGCGTTTGCCCGGGGTGCGGTATCCTGAACCCCTCGGGAAGCAACTACTGTGCCCGATGCGGCTCCAGCATGAGGGTGCCGGTGAACCCGACCCCGATGCCGCAGCGTCAGAGCAGAAGGGGCATCGTCGTGGTGGCCGTGCTGTTGGTGGTGGCCGTGCTCATCCTATCCATGATGATGGTTAACATCCTGAATATGACCGGCTCCAACACCACAATGGGCTCAGGGGAGTCTAACTTCGTCTGGCACTACGGCGGTGACACCTTCAGGCTGAAGGTGGACATACCCACCGACCTCTATCTGGAGTATGAGCGGGACTCCATCAGGAGGTATGCGCTCAACATCAACGATGCCGTGGAGTTGAGCAAACGGTATGTGACGACCGACGAGACCATAGTCACCAACATATCCTCCATGCTCTACAACCGGTCCATGGCACTGGGATTGGACGATGAGGCCAAGATCAACTTCGTACTATCATTCGTACAGTCCATACCGTACGTAGAGGATGAGGCCAGCGTGTCCCTGGACGAATATTGGCGGTTTCCGGTGGAGACCCTCTACGACAATCAAGGCGATTGCGAGGACAAGTCCTTCCTCTTCGCCTCTTTGATGGAGTCGATGGGGTTCGATGCGGTCATCCTGATCTTCGATTCCCATGCGGCAGTGGGGGTCGAATGCTCCGGCGTTTATGGGAGCTACTACAGCTATGAGGGGAACAAGTATTACTACTGCGAGACCACCGCTGAAGGTTGGGCCATCGGCGATATCCCTGACCAGTACGGGGCCGCGGACATAGCTCAGGTGAGCTGAGGTTTCGTTCGGCCCATAGCTCGCGGCAGCATCCGGGAATCAGTTTCATCTATCATGGGGTGCATCATATCGGCAGGTTCGATAGGGGTCTCGATGAATGACAGGAGCATGCTGGTGGTCTGGGTCGTGGCGACCATCATCATTTTCAGCCTTATAGCCGCATGGGCCTTGACCAGCCTTCCCAGCAGGGACGAGGATGGTGACGGACATCCCGATTCCCAGGACGCATTCCCCAAGGACGCATCGGAGTGGTCGGACAGCGACGGTGATGGAATAGGCGACAATGCTGACCTGTCCCCCTTCAAGGACAGCGATGGGGATGGGTACGATGATCCCGTGGATGCCTTCCCTTACGATAAGAACGAATGGAAGGACGACAACAGCAACGGCATAGGGGACAACTCGGACCCTCCCACCGCGGACACGGACGAGGACGGCTATGGGGACAACGTCGACCTTTACCCTAATGCCGACATGGGGTTCATGTTCAACATCTCCAGCGTAGTGATCCTCGATGAGGTGGACTATCTGGCCGAGAATGGGGATGTGTACTTCTACTTGAAGATCAACGGCGTGCTGCAGAACCGCATAGATAACTTGGGCGAGCCTTGGAGTTGCCACATCGGAAGAGAGATCACCATAAGTGAGTCCTTCCGGTTCAACGTCGACGATAACCGGCGGTACACCTACATCGAGCTGACCATGTTCGACGAGGATATTCTGGAGGATGATGTGCTGGACATCAATGGGCGTACCTCTGCGGGACGCACCCTGTCGATCGTCTACGACATCGTCAACCGCACCTGGATCGGCAATGACGTCAATGGGCGTGCCGACGGTTCCCTGGACGGTTCCGGGTCCAAGGACGATAATGACGCGGCCCTGTCCTTCGACATCCAGCTGGTCACGATAGATCCTAACCACATCTACACATGGACGTACAAGAGCACGGCACACACGCTCCAGGTCTCGATCCCGCCCAGGTCCTACGCCGCCTATCGCAACAGCGATGTGGCCCGTTACTACTATTACGGCTACGAGAGCAGCGATGTGCAGCAGTTCGTCACTTCGAACGACCCCATTGTCATTGACGTCGCGAACAAACTGAGGCAAATGGCCAACAGCCGGGGTTACACCGAGGTGGAGACCATCAATTTCGTGCTCCGCTTCTGCCAGACCATGAAATATTCTTATGACAACGCGTCCATGGATGCTGATGAGTACTGGCGGTTCCCGGTGGAGACCCTCTATGACGAGACCGGCGACTGCGAGGACACCTCCTTCCTGTTCTCCTCGATCTCCGAGGCCATGGGTTATGATGCATCGATACTTCTGTTCCCTGGCCATGCGGCGGTGGGGGTGGCGTCCGATGATGCCACGGGAACCTACGTCCGGGGCAGCAACAACGTTCGATACTACTATTGCGAGACCACCTCTCCAGGTTGGGAGATGGGCGAGCTCCCGCAAGAGCTTGAGGGGCAGGAAGTGGACGTCGTCCTGGTGAGCTGATTGCTCCGGTTTCCGGCGGACAACGATCGTCCGCCTGTGGCATGTAGAATGTGATCGCTGATCCTTCCATTCATTGTTAAGGGGGTCCTACCCAGGTGCGATATTCAATCAATCAGGCTATCTTTATATTTTAAGTCCGATATCATTCGTGATGACTAGGCATTATATTATTTATATTGTCTAAGGGACTCGCGATGCCCAGGCTAAAAAGGGATTGGGGAAGACCTGAGCATGTGGGCGTTCATACTTTGCATCATCTATGTTATTTTCGCCTTCGCCTGCCTCGCCGTCCTCATAGCCCTTTACGATAGGCGACCGTTGCGGATAAGGTCCGGACTGGTGATGTTGCCGGCCTGCGCTCTGATATCGGTCGGCGCCATTCTGCAGATGTTCCTACCCTACCAAGGCACCCTCCAGGTTCTCTACTATTTTAACGTCCTGATGTTTGTCGTCGTCTACACTGGCTTCATATTCTTCGTGGGCGAGTTCACGGGCCGCTTCGACCCCCTGGAGAGGAAGAACCTGGCCCTCATTCTGATCGTCCCAGTTCTAGCCGCGTTCTCTATCATCACCGATAACTGGCTACACCTCTGGAACTCCAATTTCTACCTATCTACGCTGCCCGACTACGAGGTCCCCTTCCTCCTGTGGGATTTCTCGTACATGAACATAGTGTGGTCTATCTTCTGCTTCGCCTCGGGGGCCGTGCTCCTGTACTATCTGAGCAGAACATTGCACAGGACAGGTAACTGGATCTTGCTCGCCGTGTTCTACCTTGGTGCCGCCATGTGCGTCACCTTGAACATAATGGCGTTCTTCACAGTGGACCTGATGGTCATGCCCGTCGATGGCCTAACCTTTACTCTGGGAATCCTGTCCTTCTACATCAGTGCCTTGGTCTTCGGTATGTTCGACATCGCGCCTGTGGCCCGCAAGAAGATGTTGGACCTGATGAAGGATGCCATTTTCGTCCTGGACTCGGAGGGTATGATAAACGACGTCAACACCAGCGGTCTGAAGCTCCTCCGCAGGGAAAGAAAGGATGTCATCCTCCAGAAGTCCGATATCCTCCTAGAAAGGTTCCCCGCCCTGGATCACTTTCTAAAGGAACCGGAAGAGAAGGGGGAGACGGAGTTCAAGGATGTCGATGATCGCACCTTCGAGGCCAAGGTGAGCGTCTTCGATTACGGGAGGATGAAGAAGACTGGGCGGATGCTTGTCCTCAAGGATGTCACGCTGAGCAGGCAGATAGAGAAAAAATTCCGCGAGGCTGAGTTCCAGATGAAGCTGGCCGATACCAACCGGAGATACAGGACCATCATCGAGAACCAGACCGAGGCCATCCTGACCTTCGACAGGAACGGCCAGATCACATTCTTTAACCCCGTCTTCGAGAGGATCGCGGAGAGGAGCACCAAGCAGATGGCCGATTCGAGGATCGGTGACCTGCTGAGCGAGGATGACGACAGGGCGTTGTGGGATCGGATAGAGAAGGCCACTCCCGAAGCCCCGGTCTTCCACTTCGAACACGTCGTCAGCCTCCTCGACGGGTCAGACATGTGGATCCATTGGCAGGGGAAGGTCCACTTTTCCGAGAGCGGAGAGCTGACCGAGGTCCAGACGGCCGGCATCGATATCACGGAAAAGAGGAAGAAAGAGGCCGAATACCAGGCCATCGTGGAATGCCAGAAAGAGCTGATCGTGCGCCGGCAGAGGGGGGGAACCATAACCTTCGCCAACCAAGCTTTCTCCGAGTTCTACGGGATCCCCAACGAGAAGCTGATAGGGAGCACTTTCTTCCCTTCGGTAGACGAGGAAGACAACCTGAGATTCCGGGAGGCGCTGAGGTGCCTCACTCCTGGACTTCCGGACAGCGACCCTGTGAAGCTCAGGATCCTCCGGGGGCAGGACGATCTCAGGACCACCGAGTGGAGACTCCGGGGCATCTTCGATTCCAAGGGCCAGATGGTGGAGTATCAGACGGTGGGCAATGATATCACAGAGAAGTTGCGGATGGAGCAGGAGCTCAATAAGACGCAGAAGTTGGAGTCCCTGGGGGTTTTGGCAGGGGGCATCGCCCATGACTTCAACAATCTGCTGACGTCAATAATCAGCAACATCGAGGTGGCGGCCAAGGACATCCCCTCGGGAGAGCGAAGCAGGTATCGTCTGGAGGAGGCCGTCCGATCTGCATTGAACGCCAGGAACCTCACCCAGCAGCTCCTTACATACTCCAAGGGAGGTAAGCCCGTGAAGGAGCCGACCGACCTGGGGGAGCTCCTCCAGAAGACCATCGAGTTCACCTTGACCGGCACCAATGTGAGGGCCGATTACCGCATCGCCGAAGACCTCCGCCCGATAAGTGCGGACCGCTTCCAGATCGAGCAGGTGATCAATAACCTGATCATCAATGCGGTGCAGGCGATGCCGGAGGGGGGCAAGATCTTCGTCAAGGCCTCCAATTCCGACAGGTACTTCCGCTCGCTCGACAAGGAGGGGGGCCAAGGGTTCATCAAGGTAAAGATCACCGATCAGGGACCGGGGATCCCCGCCGACGTACTGGGCAAGATCTTCGACCCTTTCTTCACCACTAAGGACAACGGAACCGGGCTGGGGCTGTCGACCGTGCAGTCCATCGTCAAGAACCACGGGGGATTCATCGACGTGGAATCGGAGCCCGGGTTGGGAACGTCATTCAACATCTATCTCCCGACCAGCAATGCTCCGGCCATTTCGGCACCGGAGGCGGTGGGGAGCGAGGGGCAAGTCAGGGCTTCCAGGATCCTCATCATGGACGACGAGGAGGCCATCCTGGAGGTCCTCTCCACCATCCTCATGGACCTGGGTCACAGTGTGGAGATGGCCCGGACAGGAGAGGAGGCCATCGAACAGGTCTCACGTTCGCTGACCGAAGGCAGGCTTTTCGACCTTCTCATCATGGACCTGACCATCCGGGGAGGGATGGGGGGCAAGGACGCCATCCAGGAGATCCTCAAGTTGGACGGAAGCGTCAAGGCCATGGTATCCAGCGGCTATTCCAACGACCCGGTGATGTCCGAGCCCCGGAAGTACGGGTTCATCGATTTCCTTCCCAAGCCCTATTCCATCCAGGACCTGAAGGACAAGCTGGCGCGGCTCCTCCTCTAGTAATTAGTCATTATGCCATTATCGGAGCGCGCCTCGTTCCCCGTTAGTACGGCCGTTGACCACATTTATCCATCCGTTTGTATTATCTTTCATGATAACATACCCGGTGCTGCACCGTTGAGGGATGGGGGACGTGCTAACGCCGGTGCTATCGCATCGGTGGGTAATAGCACGGATTGCAGGTGATTCAAAATGTCCATGGAGAGAAGATACTGTAAGGCCAGAAAGAGCATGGCAGTCGCCGTGACCGTCCTGGTCTTCCTGGGCTCCTTCGTCATGACGGCACCTCCGGCCGCAGCCTGGGTGTATGACGATCCCCTTACGAGCAGCTATGTGAAGATCACGTCGGGCAGTGGTTCATTCAGCAGCCTCTCGACCAGTTCAAAGCAGATATATGTTGATAGCGGCGAGAGCATCTACGGTTCGATCGTGCTGGAAACCCATAACAGCATGTCCGCCACCGATAAGGCGCCGCTCATCGGCACTACAAGTTGGGGATCGCATAGTTCCAGCTATTGGGAGATAGAGAATTGGATCTCCACGGGCACCAACAGCTACGTGTCCAGCAACATAGCCGTCAATGCACCCACCGCCGCGGGCACCTACTACCTCATATTTGCTTTCGGTGCGGAGTATACAGGCGCGCAGCTGGCCTCCTGCACCAATTGGAGGTATGCAGATGTCCATGGGGAGATATGGAACGACGGTAACGATATCGCCCAGCTGTCGGCCGCCAAGATCTCACAGATGCAGTCTTCTGGACGGACGACCGTCAACTACCTATTCGATCAAGGATCCCAGAGCTGGACCATACCAGGTGACGCGGTCACCGTGGTGGTCTCGGATGCAGGGACCATCCCATCTCCCTTCTCCACCAGCCAGATCACTCTGGGATCTGGTACGGAGTCCTTCTCCACCATCTCGCAGAGCAACAAGCAGATCACCGTCGCTCCCGGAAGTCGCCTGACCGGGAGCATTAGCGTCGATGCTAGGAACAACATGGGTTCCAGCGCCGGACCGTTGGTGGCCACCTCCACCTGGGGCACTAGCAGCTCTTCGTACTGGGTCATCCGTAACGAGGTCACTCCGGGAACGGCCCAGTACACTACCAGCGGCATATCGATGATCGCTCCCAGCAACCCCGGGACCTACTATATCATCATAGCATTCAGCGATGAGTATGACGGGGCGCAGGTAGCATCCTGCACAAGTCAAGGATATGGTGACGGCAGTGCCGTATGGGACGATGGTAATGACCTCGCGGACCTATCCTCCGCTCAGATCTCCAGCGCCCAGACGAACGGAAGGGCGAGCGTGCAATATCTTTTCGCGGGCGGTCTCCAGCAGTATGTCATCCCGGTGGCGGCCATCACCATCATCGTGAAAGGCAGTGTGGTGACACATCTGGATGATCCCTTGACGCAAAGCTACGTGAAGATCCAATCGGGAACTGGTTCCTTCAGTTCTGTAACGACCACCAACAAGCAGATCGTGGTGGAACCGGGAGCGGCGCTCACGGGTTCCGTGGCCATGCTCGCCAAGAACGATCTGAAGAGCACCGATGCAGCTCCTCTCGTCGGTCTGACGAGCTGGGGCTCGCACAGCAGCAACTTCTGGAGCATCAACAATTGGATCTCCACAGGCACCAACAGCTACGTGTCCAGCAACATAGCCGTCAACGCCCCCTCCTCCGAAGGTACTTACTACCTGATC includes the following:
- a CDS encoding carboxypeptidase regulatory-like domain-containing protein, whose amino-acid sequence is MSMERRYCKARKSMAVAVTVLVFLGSFVMTAPPAAAWVYDDPLTSSYVKITSGSGSFSSLSTSSKQIYVDSGESIYGSIVLETHNSMSATDKAPLIGTTSWGSHSSSYWEIENWISTGTNSYVSSNIAVNAPTAAGTYYLIFAFGAEYTGAQLASCTNWRYADVHGEIWNDGNDIAQLSAAKISQMQSSGRTTVNYLFDQGSQSWTIPGDAVTVVVSDAGTIPSPFSTSQITLGSGTESFSTISQSNKQITVAPGSRLTGSISVDARNNMGSSAGPLVATSTWGTSSSSYWVIRNEVTPGTAQYTTSGISMIAPSNPGTYYIIIAFSDEYDGAQVASCTSQGYGDGSAVWDDGNDLADLSSAQISSAQTNGRASVQYLFAGGLQQYVIPVAAITIIVKGSVVTHLDDPLTQSYVKIQSGTGSFSSVTTTNKQIVVEPGAALTGSVAMLAKNDLKSTDAAPLVGLTSWGSHSSNFWSINNWISTGTNSYVSSNIAVNAPSSEGTYYLIFAFNAELNGAQVASCTNWRHEGGVVWNDGNDIASFSSHKIAEIQSNGRTTVSYLFTTWSQEWTVPSDAIKIVVADEKEGVALLGTISGRVVYSNADPVGGASVVLSSGSTVLTDTDGWFSIDLSPGSYDLTLRKTGCEERHVQVAVGTGQSLNMGEIVMQEVSTTSDPTSSQLLPWAFGGMILVGVVLAALLLVQRRGR